TATAGTTCAATTATATTAATAAAATAAACCTTAAAGAGATATAATAAATACTGATTATTTCTCTTTATTATAGAAGTACAATGAGCAGTACTAATAATTTAAAACCCAGCAATATAAGGGGGAATACATATGGCAATAAAAATAGTAGCAGACAGCAGTTGTGATTTATCTGATGAAATGAAAAAACAAATGAATGTTGAAATAGCTCCTTTAATTTTAGAATTAGGCGATAAAAGCTATGTTGATGATGAAAGCCTAGACGTAAGACAATATGTAAAAGCAATGGGTGAATGTGAGACTCCGCCAAAGACGGCTTGCCCTTCACCTAATGATTATATGGAAAGATATAAAGGACCTGAAAGTATTTTTGTAGTTACACTGTCCAATTTTTTAAGCGGTTCTTATAACAGTGCAGTTTTAGCTAAGGATATGTTCTTAGATGAGGTTGGAAACAAATTTATTCACGTGTTTGACAGCTTTAGTGCTTCAGCTGGAGAAGTTGTTGTATCTCTAAAAATAAGTGAACTTACTAAGCTTAATTTATCTGAAACAGAGATAGTTGAAAAGGTCACAAAATTTATAAAAGAAATGAAAACCTTCTTCCTTCTTGAAAGCCTTGAGCACCTAGCTAAAGCTGGAAGATTAAACCCTATAATTGCTAAGGTAGCTTCGATGCTTTCTATCAAACCAATAATGTGCGGCGATGAGGGAAACATAAAGCTTTTTGAAAAGGTAAGAGGCTATAAAAAAGCTTTTAACAGACTTATAGACGTTATAGGCGAAGAAGGCAAGAATTTTGAAGAAAAAGTTTTGGGCATAGCTCATTGCAACTGTTTAGAAAGAGCTATCGAATTTAAAGAAGAAGTTATGAAAAGATATAACTTTAAGGATATAGTAATTGTTGAAACAAAAGGACTAAGTTCTACATACGCCGATGACGGCGGCATAGTTATTGCCTTTTAATAAAAAATACTTGCTTAGCTTAGTTAAGCAAGTATTTTTTATATAAAAAACTCTGAAGTATATACCTCAGAGTTTACTTATTACTTTTTTGGCTTTGAAATTTCAATATTAACTTTTCTTCCACAAAGCTTTCTGCCTGTGCAGCGCTTTAATATTGTA
The genomic region above belongs to Clostridium swellfunianum and contains:
- a CDS encoding DegV family protein, which produces MAIKIVADSSCDLSDEMKKQMNVEIAPLILELGDKSYVDDESLDVRQYVKAMGECETPPKTACPSPNDYMERYKGPESIFVVTLSNFLSGSYNSAVLAKDMFLDEVGNKFIHVFDSFSASAGEVVVSLKISELTKLNLSETEIVEKVTKFIKEMKTFFLLESLEHLAKAGRLNPIIAKVASMLSIKPIMCGDEGNIKLFEKVRGYKKAFNRLIDVIGEEGKNFEEKVLGIAHCNCLERAIEFKEEVMKRYNFKDIVIVETKGLSSTYADDGGIVIAF